A window from Kwoniella pini CBS 10737 chromosome 1, complete sequence encodes these proteins:
- a CDS encoding mitochondrial 37S ribosomal protein mS29: protein MRPIIRFSSTPLSRGISTSSTVLAAAKPKKATASSKNAKQGFNQKKKETTTGGSSGSGQSNVALKFSMAGQVPDLSDYPKLQPINFKSENVGRPTTFPKTTFDKLKLFGLSKKVEQELSANGGPASVIRQSTIDLAKQLDGSKAKSSKDARYVLTGERGSGKSMLLLQTVAYALESGWIVLFNPKATEWTNSSSHYIYDSQTQLFSQWQSAQSILSTLLAINKDKLDAIKLTSDIELAQGKTASKGSKLSDLVATGSKDDRVAVKVLDEVMAVLEKQTQFPVIWAIDEAQTLFTTSQYRTQEYTPIEPYHLSTPRLALDFVSGRRSFAKGTVLTSLSLSDPKNPLSPSLIDGLKLPTTQPITPYTRLDPYHSLHASSGLKKIEIPFNMSDEEISGLYKLLVRKGKTSNNQSDNLYMEIKSLSGGNPNEIKRGLSRLTAAITV from the exons ATGCGTCCGATAATACGATTTTCTTCAACACCTTTATCAAGGGGtatttcaacatcttcaactgTTTTAGCAGCAGCAAAGCCTAAAAAGG CTACTGCATCTTCTAAAAATGCTAAACAGGGATttaatcaaaagaaaaaagaaactACAACAGGAGGTAGTAGTGGAAGTGGTCAATCTAATGTAGCtttgaaattttcaatGGCAGGACAAGTACCTGATTTATCGGATTATCCAAAATTACAACCC atcaatttcaaatcgGAAAATGTCGGTAGACCAACAACGTTTCCCAAAACCACTTTCGATAAGTTGAAGTTATTTGGATTATCGAAGAAAGTGGAACAAGAA CTATCTGCTAATGGTGGACCAGCTAGTGTAATTAGACAATCTACTATAGACTTGGCTAAACAATTAGATGGATCAAAAGCGAAATCTAGCAAAGATGCTAGATACGTATTGA CTGGCGAAAGGGGTAGTGGTAAATCGATGTTATTGCTTCAAACAGTGGCTTATGCCTTAGAGAGCGGGTGGATAGTATTGTTCAACCCAAAAG CGACCGAATGgacaaattcttcttcacatTATATCTATGATTCCCAAACTCAACTCTTCAGCCAATGGCAATCAGCCCAATCAATCTTGTCTACTCTTTTAGCTAtcaataaagataaattagatgCCATCAAGTTGACTTCGGATATTGAATTGGCTCAAGGCAAAACAGCTTCAAAAGGATCAAAGTTGAGTGATTTGGTAGCTACGGGTagtaaagatgatagaGTAGCTGTGAAAGTTCTGGATGAGGTTATGGCAGTATTGGAAAAGCAAACTCA ATTCCCCGTTATATGGGCTATAGATGAAGCACAGACACTATTCACTACTTCTCAATATCGAACTCAAGAGTACACACCTATTGAGCCATATCATCTATCCACCCCCAGATTAGCATTAGATTTCGTTTCAGGTAGACGGTCATTT GCTAAAGGAACTGTCCTGACTTCTCTATCCCTTTCTGACCCTAAAAACCCATTGTCTCCTTCTTTAATCGACGGACTTAAGTTACCAACGACTCAACCTATCACCCCGTATACCAGATTAGATCCTTATCACTCCTTGCATGCTTCTTCCggattgaagaaaatagaAATACCGTTTAACATGTCTGATGAGGAAATTTCTGGTTTATATAAGTTATTAGTCAGGAAGGGTAAAACATCGAATAATCAATCTGATAATCTGTATATGGAAATTAAGAGTTTAAGTGGAGGAAATCCGAATGAGATAAAACGGGGATTGAGTAGATTGACAGCTGCTATAACGGTTTAA